The following are encoded in a window of Neomicrococcus lactis genomic DNA:
- a CDS encoding ABC transporter substrate-binding protein has product MELTRRSALLALTSTAVLGLSACATSSTSTTSSASTSGSTSASAAQNFPVTVKHIYGETVIDAAPTKIATVSWVNADTVLALGVVPVGMAKDVWGQNANNSTDWKDAKLKELGAEIGSDKAPVQYDEADGINFEEIAKLQPDLIVAAYSGLTQEEYTKLSKIAKVVGPVAAAYTAPWQDSTLAIGQALGKEAEAKELIATVEKQLTDAGDANPVLQDTTYIAGNLEPATGGINIYTAGDNRSRFLASLGMTEAPIVEKNKQGDSFYYSWSAERANELVADVFFTWLPEGATVDDIKKDKLLGQIPAAATGGLVAESSQALTLAVSASSPLSLPWALDQIVPNIVKGAEAAKAA; this is encoded by the coding sequence ATGGAACTCACCCGTCGCTCAGCTCTGCTAGCACTCACTTCCACCGCTGTTCTTGGCCTCTCAGCGTGTGCCACCAGCTCAACCAGCACCACGAGCTCGGCTTCCACTAGCGGATCCACCTCTGCGAGCGCTGCACAGAACTTCCCCGTCACCGTGAAGCACATCTACGGCGAGACGGTGATTGATGCAGCCCCCACCAAGATCGCAACGGTGTCCTGGGTCAATGCGGACACCGTGCTTGCGCTTGGCGTCGTCCCCGTTGGCATGGCCAAGGACGTATGGGGCCAGAACGCCAACAATTCCACGGACTGGAAGGATGCCAAGCTCAAGGAGCTGGGCGCCGAAATCGGCTCTGACAAGGCTCCCGTCCAGTACGACGAAGCCGATGGCATCAACTTCGAAGAGATCGCCAAGCTCCAGCCAGACCTCATCGTCGCCGCATACTCCGGCCTGACCCAAGAGGAATACACGAAGCTGTCCAAGATCGCGAAGGTCGTGGGCCCGGTTGCCGCCGCCTACACCGCGCCGTGGCAGGATTCCACGCTCGCTATCGGCCAGGCTCTTGGCAAGGAAGCTGAAGCCAAAGAGCTCATTGCAACGGTTGAAAAGCAGCTCACTGACGCCGGCGACGCCAACCCTGTCCTCCAGGACACCACCTACATCGCGGGCAACCTCGAGCCAGCAACCGGCGGCATCAACATCTACACCGCTGGCGATAACCGCTCGCGCTTCCTCGCTTCCCTCGGCATGACCGAGGCGCCGATCGTCGAGAAGAACAAGCAGGGCGATAGCTTCTACTACAGCTGGTCCGCCGAGCGCGCGAACGAGCTTGTGGCCGACGTGTTCTTCACGTGGCTTCCTGAGGGTGCCACCGTGGATGACATCAAGAAGGACAAGTTGCTCGGCCAGATCCCGGCCGCTGCAACGGGCGGTCTCGTTGCCGAGAGCAGCCAGGCGTTGACGCTCGCGGTCTCCGCGTCGAGCCCGCTGAGCTTGCCATGGGCGCTTGACCAGATCGTTCCGAACATCGTGAAGGGTGCCGAGGCTGCCAAGGCAGCTTAG
- a CDS encoding NRAMP family divalent metal transporter — MADVKVSNTSTGSHRTALLGAMFLMATSAIGPGFITQTTVFTVQLGASFAFAILASILVDIAVQLNVWRVIGISGMRAQELGNKVLPGIGWVLAGLVFIGGLVFNIGNIAGTGLGLNAMLGLDPKIGGIISAVIAILIFLSKKAGMALDRIVVLLGAIMILLMLYVAIVAAPPIGEALKNTILPEKVNFLVITTLIGGTVGGYITYAGAHRMIDSGVHGEDAIKDISRTSVLSIIITGVMRVLLFLAIFGVVAGGVALTSSNMAAEAFGHAAGEIGIRMFGVVLWAAALTSVIGAAYTSISFVTTRATSERKRNIYTVIFIAFCAVVYILINQAPQALLVFAGAFNGLILPVGFGVLLYAAWRRRDLLHGYKYPVGLLVVGVLAWLLTIFLAWNSLAGIASLFK, encoded by the coding sequence ATGGCTGACGTAAAGGTCTCGAATACGAGTACCGGCTCTCACCGCACAGCGCTCCTTGGAGCAATGTTCTTGATGGCGACCAGCGCCATCGGTCCTGGATTCATTACCCAGACCACGGTCTTCACTGTCCAGCTCGGCGCTTCTTTCGCTTTCGCGATCCTCGCCTCGATCTTGGTAGACATCGCAGTACAGCTCAACGTCTGGCGCGTTATCGGCATCTCCGGTATGCGCGCGCAAGAACTCGGCAACAAGGTTCTCCCCGGCATTGGCTGGGTCTTGGCAGGCCTCGTGTTCATCGGCGGCCTCGTCTTCAACATCGGCAACATTGCAGGTACGGGCCTTGGCTTGAACGCAATGCTGGGTCTCGACCCGAAAATTGGCGGCATCATCTCCGCTGTCATAGCCATCTTGATCTTCTTGTCAAAAAAGGCGGGCATGGCCTTGGACCGGATTGTTGTCCTCCTTGGTGCCATCATGATTCTGCTCATGCTCTACGTGGCAATCGTGGCAGCTCCTCCCATTGGTGAAGCACTCAAGAACACCATCCTTCCTGAGAAGGTGAACTTCTTGGTCATCACCACCTTGATCGGTGGCACCGTTGGCGGTTACATCACCTACGCAGGCGCACACCGCATGATTGACTCCGGCGTTCACGGCGAAGATGCCATCAAGGACATCAGTCGCACCTCCGTCTTGAGCATCATCATTACCGGCGTCATGCGCGTGCTGTTGTTCCTCGCTATCTTCGGTGTGGTCGCCGGTGGCGTTGCCCTCACCTCGAGCAACATGGCCGCAGAAGCATTTGGTCATGCAGCCGGCGAAATCGGTATCCGCATGTTCGGTGTGGTCCTCTGGGCCGCTGCTTTGACCTCCGTCATTGGTGCCGCTTACACCTCCATCTCCTTCGTCACCACGCGTGCAACGTCGGAACGTAAGCGCAACATCTACACGGTCATCTTCATCGCCTTCTGCGCTGTCGTCTACATCCTCATCAACCAGGCTCCACAAGCCCTCTTGGTCTTCGCAGGTGCCTTCAATGGCTTGATTCTCCCGGTCGGATTTGGCGTATTGCTCTACGCAGCATGGCGTCGCCGCGATTTGCTTCACGGGTACAAGTACCCAGTGGGACTCCTCGTTGTCGGTGTGTTGGCTTGGTTGCTGACTATCTTCTTGGCTTGGAACTCCCTCGCGGGCATCGCTTCCCTCTTCAAGTAA
- a CDS encoding putative hydro-lyase, which translates to MNTAATTEDLSKISPQQARELFRDGLVVPTAGISLGYAQANLMIVPKDMAFDVLLFAQRNPKPCPILGVLDAGETSGPLLKGGDIRTDVPQYVVYENGVAIDTPTDITSYWRDDFVTFIIGCSFTFETALLEANLPVAHIAQGVNVPMYRTNVRCESAGKMGGPLVVSMRPMPANLVPDAVRITSRYPAVHGAPVHIGNPEELGITDINSPDFGDPVVIPEGQIPVFWACGVTPQAAVMESKPSIAIGHAPGHMLITDAKDSQYLVP; encoded by the coding sequence ATGAATACGGCAGCCACTACGGAAGATTTATCCAAGATTTCACCCCAGCAGGCACGTGAACTCTTCCGTGACGGTCTGGTGGTCCCCACGGCGGGAATCTCGTTGGGTTACGCGCAAGCGAACCTCATGATCGTTCCCAAGGACATGGCCTTTGACGTGCTGCTTTTCGCGCAGCGCAATCCCAAGCCGTGTCCCATTCTTGGCGTTCTCGATGCCGGTGAAACGTCTGGCCCCTTGCTCAAGGGCGGCGATATCCGCACGGACGTGCCGCAGTACGTGGTCTACGAGAACGGCGTTGCCATCGATACGCCGACCGACATCACGTCTTACTGGCGCGACGACTTCGTGACCTTCATTATTGGTTGCTCATTCACCTTCGAAACCGCGCTCCTTGAGGCGAATCTCCCCGTCGCACACATCGCCCAAGGCGTGAACGTGCCGATGTACCGCACGAACGTGCGTTGCGAATCCGCCGGCAAGATGGGTGGCCCGTTGGTGGTCTCGATGCGGCCAATGCCCGCGAATCTGGTGCCGGACGCCGTGCGCATTACGTCCCGCTATCCTGCGGTCCACGGCGCACCAGTCCACATCGGTAACCCGGAAGAGCTGGGGATCACGGACATCAATTCGCCAGACTTCGGCGACCCCGTGGTCATTCCAGAAGGTCAGATCCCCGTCTTCTGGGCCTGCGGAGTGACGCCTCAAGCGGCAGTCATGGAATCAAAGCCAAGCATCGCGATCGGCCACGCGCCGGGCCACATGCTCATCACGGACGCCAAGGATTCGCAGTACCTGGTTCCGTAA